From the Hydrogenothermus marinus genome, the window TTATATGTCTTGGAGCAATGACTTTTACAGAAAAAGGTTGGAGATCTGCTGGAAGTATGCCTTTTTCAGAAATTCAAAAAGTAGTTGATTATGCAATAGATAACGGAGTTAACTTTTTTGATACTGCAGATATATATGCTTACGGAGAAAGTGAAGAGCTACTTGGAAAAGCCCTTGGAAATAGAAAAAATGATGTGATAATTGCAACAAAAGTTAGAGGTGTTATGGATGAAAATGATCCAAATAAGAGAGGATTATCAAGACATCATATTTTTAAATCCGTAGATGAATCTTTAAAAAGACTAAAAAGAGATTATATAGACCTTTATCAAGTTCATTGGTGGGATAATCATACACCAATAGAAGAAACCGTAGAAGCTTTAAATGATTTAGTAAGAATAGGAAAAGTAAGATACATAGGAATATCTGATTTTGCAGGTTGGCAGATTACAAAATCTGTTTTACTTCAACAGATGAAAGGATACTCAAAATTTGTTTCTGCTCAGATGTATTACTCAATTCTTGGAAGAGATATAGAGTTTGAAGTTGTTCCTGCTTGTGAAGATCTAAAGATAGGAATATTGCCTTGGAGTCCTTTAGCTGGTGGCTTTTTAACAGGAAAATACTCTAAGGATAATCCTCATCTTCAAGATAGCAGATATGCAAGAATGGAAAGACCTTTCTTAAGATTTGATTTTGAAAAAGCATATTTTATAGTTGATGAACTTAGAAAGATAGCTGAAAAATATGATGCTACAGTTTCTCAAGTTGCATTAAACTGGTTGAAAGCAAAACCTTTTGTAAGCTCAATAATCATAGGTGTTAGAAATTTAAAGCAGTTAAAAGATAATCTTGGAGCTGTAAATTGGAACTTAAAACAGGAAGATATTGATTATATAGACGAGATTTCTGCACCAGAAAGACCTTATCCTCAATGGTTTTTGGATATGTTTGCTGATCTTTGAGAAGATAGATGCAGTTAAGCTGGAATTATATATTTAATCAGATAAAAAAATATAAAAAGCAGTTAATTATAGGCAATATTATTGCTATTTTAGCAACTTTAATTAGTATTCCAACACCTTTATTTATTCCTTTTTTAGTTGATGAAGTTTTACTTGGTAAAGAAGGAATTTTTATCCACACTTATCAAAAAATAT encodes:
- a CDS encoding aldo/keto reductase; this encodes MEYRNLGNTGLKVSVICLGAMTFTEKGWRSAGSMPFSEIQKVVDYAIDNGVNFFDTADIYAYGESEELLGKALGNRKNDVIIATKVRGVMDENDPNKRGLSRHHIFKSVDESLKRLKRDYIDLYQVHWWDNHTPIEETVEALNDLVRIGKVRYIGISDFAGWQITKSVLLQQMKGYSKFVSAQMYYSILGRDIEFEVVPACEDLKIGILPWSPLAGGFLTGKYSKDNPHLQDSRYARMERPFLRFDFEKAYFIVDELRKIAEKYDATVSQVALNWLKAKPFVSSIIIGVRNLKQLKDNLGAVNWNLKQEDIDYIDEISAPERPYPQWFLDMFADL